One segment of Paenibacillus pabuli DNA contains the following:
- a CDS encoding glycosyltransferase, producing the protein MRKVGLVMRKIQFTEAQGPRVFADRLKQIGLELGVDIVFISPERHVSGYDWLPGYEHEKGDLVNYDIVLDQIYSQNIEHVIYTVSGFTFLKMFLPKSVLFPHSFPDPALTGYEMMKPFYTMVDKAIVQTEFLKTELSRNFGVHDVNVIPIGFNEELAHRHYDPSRVVHNRVLWIGRDEANRRPDLVLEYARQNPDKEVYMVFGGRRYEESMKKYDIPDNVKLQFALTQDEVFTLMNSAKVYWSCSAFDTFAMPLTESMAMGKMVVKPEHACYGHIRSTHAFAGNEDNWFELVNMAAAAPRSVSEDNREYAFSAFSRTIMKEGYREFFSRWLG; encoded by the coding sequence ATGCGCAAAGTAGGACTCGTTATGCGTAAAATTCAATTTACCGAAGCACAGGGGCCGCGCGTATTCGCCGATCGCCTGAAGCAGATTGGTCTGGAGCTGGGGGTGGATATTGTGTTCATATCGCCGGAGCGCCATGTGAGCGGGTACGACTGGCTGCCGGGTTATGAGCATGAGAAAGGCGACCTGGTGAATTATGATATCGTGCTTGACCAGATTTACAGCCAAAATATAGAGCATGTCATCTACACGGTGTCCGGGTTTACGTTCCTCAAGATGTTTCTCCCGAAGAGTGTATTGTTCCCGCATAGCTTCCCTGACCCGGCACTGACGGGCTATGAGATGATGAAGCCATTCTATACCATGGTGGATAAAGCCATTGTACAGACTGAGTTTTTGAAAACAGAACTTAGCCGCAACTTCGGCGTACATGACGTGAACGTTATCCCGATCGGCTTCAATGAGGAACTGGCGCACCGCCATTATGACCCCAGCCGGGTCGTGCATAACCGTGTGCTCTGGATCGGCCGGGATGAAGCGAATCGCCGTCCCGATCTGGTGCTGGAGTATGCCCGGCAGAACCCGGACAAGGAAGTGTACATGGTATTTGGCGGACGGCGTTACGAGGAGAGCATGAAGAAGTATGATATTCCGGACAATGTAAAACTTCAGTTTGCCTTGACCCAGGATGAGGTATTTACCCTGATGAACTCGGCCAAGGTATACTGGAGCTGCTCTGCGTTTGATACATTTGCGATGCCCCTGACGGAATCAATGGCCATGGGTAAAATGGTCGTGAAGCCGGAGCATGCGTGCTACGGTCATATTCGTTCTACGCATGCCTTTGCAGGCAATGAGGATAACTGGTTTGAACTGGTGAACATGGCTGCGGCAGCCCCGCGCAGTGTATCGGAGGACAACCGGGAGTATGCGTTCAGTGCGTTCTCCCGTACGATCATGAAAGAGGGATATCGGGAATTTTTCTCTCGCTGGCTGGGGTAA
- a CDS encoding AGE family epimerase/isomerase — MTHINDIRTEIKEHWEGHILPFWSALKDDNHGGFYGWVGNDLQVNPLAPKGGIATARQLWSFAAAYRVTGNEIWRDHAEHAYRFLTDHVLDTEYGGMYWMVDANGEPLDTSKHVYTQSFGVYSLSEYYRATGDTSALELAKTLFVLIEDQGLNAELPAYKEQFDRFWNEQPNEMLSENGVIADYTMNTHIHVLEAYTTLYRVWPDQQVRAALERLLGILYERVYNKDTKFLGVFFNKEWESIIDLKSFGHDIEASWLIDEALNVLGLDQHPEYSAMVTDIAYNISNVAVQADGSLMNEQEGNHVDEKRIWWVQAEAMVGFYNAYQRTGDPLFLERVNRLWTYTQEHIIDHRAGGEWYWSVDGDGIPDHSEIAGPWKCPYHNSRFCIELIERMG, encoded by the coding sequence ATGACTCACATCAATGACATCCGGACTGAAATAAAAGAACACTGGGAAGGACATATTTTGCCATTTTGGTCTGCCCTCAAGGACGATAACCACGGCGGATTCTACGGCTGGGTCGGCAATGATCTTCAGGTCAACCCGCTCGCTCCGAAAGGCGGAATCGCCACGGCAAGACAGCTGTGGTCTTTTGCAGCAGCCTACCGGGTGACCGGAAATGAAATCTGGCGCGATCATGCAGAGCATGCTTACCGCTTTCTTACAGACCATGTCCTTGATACGGAATATGGCGGCATGTATTGGATGGTGGATGCCAACGGAGAACCACTGGATACAAGCAAACATGTATATACGCAATCCTTCGGTGTGTATTCACTCAGCGAGTACTACCGCGCAACAGGGGATACCTCTGCATTGGAATTAGCGAAAACGCTTTTTGTCCTGATTGAGGATCAAGGCCTGAATGCCGAATTGCCTGCCTACAAGGAACAATTCGATCGCTTCTGGAATGAACAGCCAAATGAAATGCTGAGCGAAAACGGCGTAATTGCGGATTACACGATGAATACGCATATCCATGTGCTGGAGGCCTACACCACCCTCTACCGAGTGTGGCCGGATCAACAGGTGAGGGCGGCGCTGGAACGCCTGCTCGGCATCTTATATGAACGGGTGTATAACAAGGACACGAAGTTCCTCGGTGTATTTTTCAACAAGGAATGGGAATCCATTATTGATCTGAAATCTTTCGGTCATGACATTGAAGCCAGCTGGCTAATCGACGAGGCTCTGAACGTGTTGGGTCTGGATCAACACCCCGAGTATTCGGCGATGGTTACGGATATCGCCTATAACATTTCCAATGTGGCCGTACAGGCCGATGGCTCCCTTATGAATGAACAAGAGGGAAACCATGTGGATGAGAAACGGATATGGTGGGTTCAGGCTGAGGCAATGGTCGGCTTCTACAATGCCTATCAGCGTACAGGTGATCCTTTGTTTTTGGAGAGAGTGAACCGCTTGTGGACATATACGCAGGAACATATTATCGATCATCGTGCTGGCGGGGAATGGTACTGGTCGGTAGATGGGGATGGCATACCGGATCATAGCGAAATCGCCGGACCGTGGAAATGCCCGTATCACAACAGCCGATTCTGCATTGAACTAATCGAGAGGATGGGATAA
- a CDS encoding phosphotransferase family protein, giving the protein MNERAHGWVTAEGTLNEQSITSRERLYKGMNGRYVERFTVHTGESYIFKPLTNPGQHGRERWISLHVLSLLPSIYPQLMASSEEEIAPEQSWLIYEDLGPLVHQLQEDTMLSAAVHMAEWHTLWASHWDELPRVGQKPSIGDMLLELRDSQESTDDLLSKLGMALSVSDWDEIRMLIQTAEKELPVVLCHGDLHPGNMADVSGRLVIIDWEHAHLNTPLWDLYHLVDLSHPLFPRLVTPEIRERIIRMYLDESERRGKQFQRVSFKRWYDAYAIVFSLWMLRLIDADLKKADCVWPEEQLRNQWRETAATLEQCMNQLFTE; this is encoded by the coding sequence ATGAACGAACGTGCGCATGGCTGGGTCACAGCTGAAGGGACATTGAATGAACAATCAATAACCAGCCGGGAGCGGCTCTACAAGGGGATGAATGGCAGGTATGTGGAGCGATTTACGGTCCATACCGGGGAGAGTTACATTTTCAAACCACTCACGAATCCTGGACAGCATGGGCGTGAACGGTGGATATCCCTGCATGTTCTGTCCTTGCTGCCATCTATCTATCCGCAGCTAATGGCTTCGTCTGAGGAAGAAATCGCCCCGGAACAGAGCTGGTTGATATACGAGGACCTTGGGCCGCTTGTGCATCAGCTGCAGGAAGATACGATGCTGTCCGCGGCTGTACATATGGCGGAATGGCACACACTCTGGGCATCCCATTGGGACGAGCTGCCGCGTGTGGGCCAGAAGCCATCCATTGGGGATATGCTGCTTGAACTCCGGGATTCGCAGGAATCAACGGATGATTTGCTGTCCAAGCTGGGAATGGCACTGTCTGTATCCGATTGGGACGAGATCAGGATGCTTATTCAAACGGCCGAAAAAGAGCTTCCGGTTGTCCTTTGTCACGGAGACCTGCATCCCGGCAATATGGCCGATGTGAGTGGCAGACTGGTCATTATTGATTGGGAACATGCACATCTGAATACGCCCCTCTGGGACCTATACCATTTGGTGGATCTGTCTCATCCGCTTTTTCCGAGACTCGTTACACCAGAGATTAGGGAGCGGATCATTCGGATGTATCTGGACGAATCGGAGCGCCGCGGAAAGCAGTTCCAGAGGGTTTCCTTCAAAAGGTGGTACGACGCATATGCCATTGTGTTCTCCCTTTGGATGCTGCGTTTGATTGATGCTGATCTGAAAAAGGCAGACTGTGTATGGCCCGAGGAGCAATTGCGCAATCAGTGGAGGGAAACGGCAGCAACGCTGGAACAGTGTATGAACCAGCTATTTACGGAATAG
- a CDS encoding glycoside hydrolase family 113: protein MEYIKGFTFGWMSGKGDFRKPEAKESLRLMAERTGSSHVIFALAAHQDHPQAVEVKYQGEHMVEDDELVEMIRYARKIGLRVILKPTVNCTDGTWRAHINFFDIDVPCEPKWKDWFHSYTQYQKHYAAIAEQERCEMFIVGCEMVQSERRSEEWREVIAAVREVYSGLVSYNTDKYQEGHVKWWDAVDVISSSGYYPIGDWEAQLDRIEQEIAPYGKPFFFAEAGCPSRSGSAQVPNDWGLVGVVSAEEQERFYEAMFRHASQRDWVRGFGLWDWSAHLHDEQDALIDDGYGVYGKPAEKVIRRFYEGVAVEI from the coding sequence ATGGAGTACATCAAGGGATTTACATTTGGCTGGATGAGTGGCAAGGGAGACTTCCGCAAGCCGGAAGCAAAAGAATCCTTGCGGCTGATGGCTGAGCGAACAGGCAGTTCGCATGTCATTTTTGCACTGGCGGCACATCAGGATCATCCACAGGCTGTAGAGGTCAAATATCAGGGTGAGCATATGGTGGAAGATGATGAACTCGTTGAGATGATCCGTTATGCCCGCAAGATAGGGCTGCGTGTCATCCTGAAGCCGACCGTCAACTGCACTGATGGCACATGGCGTGCACACATTAACTTCTTTGATATTGATGTGCCGTGTGAGCCGAAGTGGAAGGACTGGTTCCACAGTTACACCCAATATCAAAAGCACTATGCAGCCATTGCGGAGCAGGAGAGATGCGAGATGTTCATCGTTGGCTGCGAGATGGTACAGTCCGAGCGTCGGAGTGAGGAATGGCGCGAAGTGATTGCAGCTGTACGTGAAGTATACTCCGGACTCGTGTCGTACAATACGGACAAGTATCAGGAAGGTCATGTGAAATGGTGGGATGCGGTGGATGTGATTTCATCGAGCGGATATTATCCCATCGGAGATTGGGAAGCGCAGCTGGACCGCATCGAACAGGAGATTGCCCCTTACGGAAAACCGTTTTTCTTCGCGGAAGCAGGGTGTCCCAGCCGCAGCGGTTCGGCGCAGGTGCCGAACGATTGGGGGCTTGTGGGCGTAGTGAGTGCCGAAGAACAGGAACGTTTCTATGAAGCGATGTTCCGGCATGCCAGTCAGCGTGATTGGGTCCGCGGATTCGGTCTGTGGGATTGGAGCGCACACCTGCATGATGAGCAGGATGCGCTGATCGATGACGGTTATGGTGTATACGGCAAGCCGGCCGAGAAGGTTATTCGCCGTTTTTATGAAGGTGTAGCTGTGGAAATTTAA
- a CDS encoding BglG family transcription antiterminator, translated as MKALSAREYQILHFLLERRDFVPVKEIASHMNWSEKTIYRELNALEHNLDIRGIRLERKPGTGIALALTQEQTMELRRTQWIPGKKVVMTLSVEARRIKILTNLLYDSPEETSINKLSEEYFIGKASIVNDLKAIEERIEPFQLRLEKSQLGTRLIGSEIDIRKAMASLIHELVSEDRKEEQEHESRIDGNTLGELINHFGTGPVEGIQRILEETEQQLGYTIGDPYYINMLTHLLICIRRLKRGKVIRLTDGIPDHPVTDPNVHSIAKAMAERIREQYGLKLPSEEIYFIYQYLISSGMSVPSLNFELSGLMDKACPESKAMVKELIQTVSGMIRCDLTTDEQLYKGLIIHFKPMLNRLKYNISINNPLLEDIRKAYAEIFSLVRLGMLPIAQACGLNSFSDDEISYLVLYFQASIEKHNKKKRVILVCSTGIGTSHLLKNRINRSFPEWEVVDVISASWFNRIEDWTEIDLIISTVKLEHQDLPVVYVSALLNDTDVSLIKAKFNEEKLNQHHNKVFSFPLLGAYFHPSYLQIETNMKEQSTEGTASRQKLLASILKHAGANMENRTFAEAKLNKRLSVFLIRSDVNVNPIVGFNIIQGESENSRLEIVIAFFNDGPITELLIEIQSLLMCRRMYEQIMRVTTPLELVEILQSKHDQEEDHYGYNQDYQRTVD; from the coding sequence ATGAAAGCGCTGTCTGCGAGAGAATATCAGATTTTGCATTTTCTATTGGAGCGTAGGGATTTCGTTCCGGTCAAAGAAATAGCCAGTCACATGAACTGGTCCGAAAAAACGATTTACAGGGAATTAAACGCCTTGGAACACAATTTGGATATTCGCGGGATTCGCCTCGAACGGAAGCCGGGAACAGGTATTGCGCTGGCTTTAACTCAGGAACAGACGATGGAGCTGAGGAGGACGCAATGGATTCCGGGAAAAAAGGTGGTGATGACCCTTTCCGTAGAGGCGAGGAGAATCAAAATATTGACGAATTTATTATATGATTCTCCTGAGGAAACCTCGATTAACAAGCTGTCAGAAGAATACTTTATTGGCAAAGCATCGATTGTGAATGATCTCAAGGCGATTGAAGAAAGAATTGAACCCTTTCAGCTGCGATTGGAAAAAAGCCAGCTCGGTACCCGTCTGATCGGTTCGGAGATTGATATCCGCAAAGCCATGGCTTCTCTGATTCATGAACTTGTGAGTGAAGATCGGAAGGAAGAACAAGAGCATGAGTCCCGAATTGATGGCAACACACTGGGTGAATTGATAAATCATTTTGGCACGGGTCCGGTAGAAGGGATTCAACGCATTCTGGAAGAGACCGAGCAACAATTAGGATATACCATAGGCGACCCATATTACATCAACATGCTGACTCACCTGCTGATTTGTATCCGCAGACTGAAGAGGGGCAAGGTAATTCGCTTGACTGATGGCATTCCCGATCATCCAGTAACGGACCCAAATGTACATTCCATCGCGAAAGCCATGGCCGAAAGGATCAGGGAACAATACGGATTGAAATTGCCAAGTGAAGAGATCTATTTCATTTATCAATATCTGATTTCATCAGGAATGAGTGTCCCGTCCCTTAACTTTGAGTTGTCAGGTCTGATGGACAAAGCTTGTCCGGAGTCCAAAGCGATGGTCAAGGAATTGATTCAGACCGTATCCGGTATGATCCGATGTGACCTCACAACAGACGAACAGTTGTACAAGGGTCTGATTATTCATTTCAAACCGATGCTGAACCGTCTAAAATACAACATTTCCATTAATAATCCTCTGCTGGAGGATATACGCAAGGCGTATGCTGAGATCTTCTCTCTGGTCCGTCTGGGAATGCTGCCAATTGCCCAAGCCTGCGGATTGAATTCGTTTAGTGATGATGAGATAAGTTACCTGGTACTTTATTTTCAGGCATCCATTGAGAAACACAATAAAAAGAAAAGAGTTATCCTGGTCTGCTCTACTGGAATAGGCACCTCTCATTTGCTGAAAAACCGGATCAATCGTTCATTTCCCGAATGGGAAGTTGTTGACGTCATTTCGGCAAGCTGGTTTAACCGGATTGAGGATTGGACGGAAATTGATCTGATCATATCTACCGTTAAACTGGAGCATCAGGATCTGCCGGTGGTGTATGTCTCGGCGCTCTTAAATGACACGGATGTCAGCTTAATCAAGGCCAAGTTTAACGAGGAGAAGTTGAATCAACATCACAACAAGGTGTTTTCGTTTCCGCTGCTCGGGGCGTACTTTCACCCATCTTATTTGCAGATTGAAACGAATATGAAGGAACAGTCCACAGAAGGGACAGCGTCCCGTCAGAAGCTGCTTGCATCAATACTCAAACACGCAGGCGCTAACATGGAGAACCGGACATTTGCCGAGGCCAAGCTGAATAAACGTTTGTCCGTTTTCCTGATCCGCAGTGATGTAAACGTCAATCCGATTGTTGGTTTCAATATTATCCAAGGCGAATCGGAAAATAGCAGACTGGAAATTGTGATCGCTTTCTTTAACGATGGACCAATAACTGAATTGCTGATAGAAATACAGAGCTTGTTGATGTGCAGGCGTATGTATGAACAGATCATGAGAGTAACTACACCTTTGGAGCTTGTCGAGATATTACAGTCCAAGCACGACCAGGAGGAGGACCATTATGGATATAACCAAGATTATCAACGAACGGTTGATTAA
- a CDS encoding carbohydrate ABC transporter permease yields MNVHQLKYTLAGIFKYASLILAAFIALVPIVVVLFASLKTNAEYATSSPLAPPANWLNFANYTKAFVDGNMLVGFKNTIIILIISIIGATLTGSMIAYVLDRFKFKGKKIMVAAFLLATLIPSVTTQVATFQIINALDLFNTRWAAIVMYLGTDIIAVYIFLQFLGSISNALDESAMLDGASYFTIYWKIILPLLKPAIVTVIIVKGVNIYNDFYTPFLYMPKTDLQVISTALFKFKGPFGSQWEVISAGIMIAIIPTMIIFLLLQKYIYNGFAQGSVK; encoded by the coding sequence ATGAACGTGCATCAACTCAAATACACCCTGGCGGGCATATTCAAATATGCTTCACTCATTCTTGCAGCGTTCATTGCGCTGGTACCCATCGTCGTTGTGCTGTTTGCATCCCTCAAGACCAATGCTGAATATGCGACCAGCAGTCCCCTTGCCCCGCCAGCCAACTGGCTAAATTTTGCGAACTATACCAAGGCTTTTGTGGATGGCAACATGCTGGTCGGATTCAAAAATACAATAATTATCCTGATTATCTCCATTATAGGCGCTACCCTAACGGGTTCCATGATTGCCTATGTGCTGGATCGTTTCAAGTTTAAAGGCAAAAAAATCATGGTCGCTGCGTTCCTGCTCGCTACCCTGATTCCGAGTGTCACAACGCAGGTCGCCACATTCCAGATTATCAACGCGCTGGATCTGTTCAACACCCGCTGGGCAGCCATTGTGATGTACCTGGGTACAGATATCATCGCGGTTTATATTTTCCTCCAGTTCCTGGGTTCCATCTCGAACGCATTGGATGAATCCGCCATGCTGGATGGTGCCTCCTACTTCACGATCTACTGGAAAATCATATTGCCCCTGCTGAAACCAGCAATTGTTACGGTCATCATCGTAAAAGGGGTTAACATCTACAACGATTTCTACACGCCGTTCCTATACATGCCAAAGACCGATTTGCAGGTCATATCCACGGCCCTGTTCAAATTCAAGGGGCCATTCGGATCGCAGTGGGAGGTCATTAGCGCCGGTATCATGATTGCCATCATTCCAACGATGATCATTTTCCTGCTGCTGCAGAAGTACATTTACAATGGCTTCGCACAAGGCTCCGTTAAATAA
- a CDS encoding ABC transporter substrate-binding protein, which translates to MRKNKGWMLLLTMLLITSLLAACSSGGGSSQAGEEISTDPADIKGEITVLTQRTDIVDTVFKDYAAEFNKEYPDVKVNFQALADYEGQVKIRMSTKDYGDVLMIPTSVPIADIPDFFEPLGTYDELKDKYTGIEERMVDGQVYGIPTVITFSGIIYNKQVFKDAGITEVPKTPEQFQAALQLVKDNTDAIPLYTNYASGWALTQWESDLPTVAGSVDYVNIEQPNTDENFVAGKPHYELYKVLYDAAKNGLIEKDPTTTDWESSKADLANGKIATMALGSWAITQIQGLTDTPDNIGFLPFPTNASDVVVPLAADYNIGMNVNSENKPAAKAWIDWFLAKSNYAVEQGGGMSADKNAELPPILDQYKDVTFSTLTPAKEGQEGLVDKIDNEGEIGLWQPDFKKRIIEAAIGNRSESYDDIMKDLNDKWVKARAELTK; encoded by the coding sequence TTGAGAAAAAACAAAGGCTGGATGCTTCTGCTTACCATGCTGCTGATTACTTCTCTGCTCGCAGCTTGCTCTTCTGGAGGAGGTTCTTCACAAGCAGGGGAGGAAATCAGCACAGATCCTGCGGATATCAAGGGTGAAATCACCGTTTTAACGCAGCGTACGGATATTGTTGATACCGTATTCAAAGATTACGCCGCAGAGTTCAATAAGGAGTACCCTGATGTCAAAGTGAACTTCCAGGCACTGGCCGACTATGAAGGACAAGTGAAAATCCGTATGAGCACCAAAGATTATGGGGACGTACTGATGATTCCAACCAGCGTACCTATTGCCGATATCCCGGACTTTTTTGAACCGCTGGGTACGTACGATGAGTTGAAAGACAAGTACACAGGAATTGAAGAACGTATGGTGGATGGCCAGGTATATGGTATCCCTACGGTTATCACGTTCTCTGGAATTATCTATAACAAACAGGTATTTAAGGATGCTGGCATTACGGAAGTGCCAAAAACGCCTGAGCAGTTCCAGGCAGCACTCCAACTTGTGAAAGACAATACGGATGCAATTCCTCTGTACACCAACTATGCGTCCGGTTGGGCTTTGACGCAGTGGGAATCCGATCTGCCGACGGTTGCAGGCAGCGTGGACTACGTTAACATTGAGCAGCCGAACACGGATGAAAACTTTGTGGCTGGCAAGCCGCACTATGAATTGTACAAAGTGCTCTATGATGCAGCCAAGAATGGTCTGATCGAGAAAGATCCAACCACAACCGATTGGGAAAGCTCCAAAGCAGACCTTGCGAACGGCAAAATTGCAACGATGGCGCTTGGATCATGGGCGATTACGCAAATCCAGGGTTTGACGGACACACCGGATAATATCGGATTCTTGCCATTTCCTACGAATGCAAGCGATGTGGTCGTTCCGCTCGCTGCAGACTATAACATCGGCATGAACGTGAACAGCGAGAACAAACCTGCTGCTAAAGCATGGATTGACTGGTTCCTCGCGAAATCAAACTATGCAGTTGAGCAAGGCGGAGGCATGAGCGCAGACAAAAACGCCGAGCTGCCACCGATTTTGGATCAATACAAAGACGTTACATTCTCCACATTAACTCCTGCCAAAGAAGGACAGGAAGGCTTGGTTGACAAAATCGACAACGAAGGTGAGATCGGCCTCTGGCAGCCTGACTTTAAGAAACGCATTATCGAAGCAGCCATCGGTAACCGCAGCGAATCATATGACGACATCATGAAGGACCTGAATGACAAATGGGTGAAAGCGCGGGCAGAACTTACGAAGTAA
- a CDS encoding glycoside hydrolase family 130 protein yields MTVIDKKSVQIIGNALPNMPWEVKPEGTEGPVWRHSANPVIPRNPVKGVARIFNSAVIPYEGKFIGVFRAETVNGRPHLHMGSSADGLSWTIEEERIAFVDENGDPFMPNYAYDPRLVQVEDTYYIIWCTDFYGAALGLAKTDDFKTFVRLENPMLPFNRNGVLFPRKINDNYVMLSRPSDSGHTPFGDIFLSESPDLVYWGKHRHVMSKGGQGWWQSVKIGGGPAPIETSVGWLMFYHGVTGTCNGFVYSMGAVILDLDEPSKVKYRSSNFVLTPEKWYEEQGFVDNVIFPCATLQDAETGRIAIYYGAADTYVGVAYTTVEEIVNYVIETDEVIAGDRVVGKL; encoded by the coding sequence ATGACCGTTATCGATAAGAAAAGTGTACAGATTATTGGGAATGCATTGCCGAATATGCCTTGGGAAGTTAAACCGGAGGGAACAGAAGGCCCGGTATGGAGACATTCCGCAAATCCGGTGATTCCTCGTAACCCAGTTAAGGGAGTAGCCCGCATTTTCAACAGTGCCGTGATTCCGTATGAAGGGAAATTCATTGGCGTGTTCCGCGCCGAAACGGTCAATGGCCGCCCGCATCTGCATATGGGATCAAGTGCAGACGGATTATCATGGACGATTGAAGAAGAACGCATTGCCTTTGTGGATGAGAACGGTGATCCATTCATGCCGAACTATGCGTATGACCCGCGTCTGGTCCAGGTCGAAGATACGTATTACATCATCTGGTGTACCGATTTTTACGGCGCCGCACTAGGTCTGGCGAAGACGGATGATTTCAAAACGTTTGTCCGACTCGAAAATCCAATGCTGCCGTTCAACCGCAATGGCGTGTTGTTCCCTCGCAAAATCAATGACAATTACGTCATGCTGTCCAGACCAAGCGATAGCGGACATACGCCGTTTGGAGATATTTTTCTGAGCGAAAGTCCGGATCTTGTGTACTGGGGCAAACATCGTCATGTCATGAGCAAAGGCGGTCAGGGCTGGTGGCAATCGGTCAAAATCGGCGGCGGGCCTGCCCCCATCGAAACGTCCGTAGGCTGGCTTATGTTTTATCACGGCGTAACCGGAACGTGCAATGGATTTGTCTATAGCATGGGTGCGGTCATTCTGGATCTGGATGAACCTTCGAAAGTGAAATATCGTTCCTCGAACTTCGTGCTGACGCCTGAGAAATGGTATGAGGAGCAGGGGTTCGTCGATAATGTCATCTTCCCGTGTGCCACACTGCAAGATGCGGAGACAGGACGGATCGCTATTTATTATGGAGCTGCAGATACGTATGTTGGCGTGGCTTATACAACCGTCGAAGAGATCGTGAATTATGTTATCGAGACCGACGAGGTAATCGCCGGAGACCGCGTAGTAGGCAAATTGTAA
- a CDS encoding carbohydrate ABC transporter permease has translation MKYLKVSNWGYSAQRIFIICAFSIIPLALLFTFAYLPVINMFKYSFTDWNGYSKRFDYVGFENYTRIFSDPEYFKVFIVSLYYFVATFVQMGLALYFATILSFKIRGKNFFKGILFFPYLLNGVAIGFIFLFFFKPDGTLDTLMQAVGLGQYTQLWLGNPNIINVSLAGASVWRYMGFNFIIFLGAISSIQKDVYEASDIDGANRWQQFRHIILPSITRILQLNLILAISGAISAFDIPYIMTDGSNGSETFVIQTVHLAFKYGKLGLASAMAVVLLFIVILVTLVQRVTMKGEE, from the coding sequence ATGAAATACTTAAAGGTTTCAAATTGGGGCTATTCAGCGCAACGCATATTTATCATCTGTGCCTTCTCGATTATTCCGCTGGCACTGCTGTTCACGTTTGCATACTTGCCTGTCATTAACATGTTCAAATACAGCTTCACCGATTGGAACGGGTACAGCAAAAGATTCGATTATGTTGGATTTGAAAACTACACTCGGATATTCAGTGACCCTGAGTATTTTAAAGTGTTTATTGTCAGTTTGTACTATTTTGTTGCCACCTTCGTACAAATGGGCCTGGCCCTCTACTTTGCAACGATTCTGAGCTTCAAAATCCGCGGCAAAAACTTTTTCAAGGGCATATTGTTTTTCCCGTATCTGCTCAATGGCGTAGCCATCGGATTTATCTTCCTCTTTTTCTTCAAACCGGACGGCACCCTCGACACGCTTATGCAGGCCGTTGGACTTGGGCAGTATACCCAGCTCTGGCTGGGAAATCCGAATATTATTAACGTGTCGCTCGCAGGTGCATCTGTATGGAGATACATGGGCTTCAACTTCATCATTTTTTTGGGTGCAATCTCTTCAATACAAAAGGATGTCTATGAAGCGTCAGATATTGACGGGGCCAATCGCTGGCAGCAATTCCGCCACATCATCCTGCCGAGCATTACGCGTATCCTGCAACTCAACCTAATATTGGCGATTAGCGGCGCAATCAGTGCGTTCGATATTCCATACATTATGACCGACGGCTCCAACGGAAGTGAGACCTTTGTCATCCAGACCGTCCACTTGGCATTTAAGTACGGCAAGCTGGGCTTGGCATCGGCAATGGCCGTTGTGCTGCTGTTCATCGTCATTCTTGTTACACTCGTTCAGCGTGTCACCATGAAAGGGGAGGAATGA